The Oryza brachyantha chromosome 6, ObraRS2, whole genome shotgun sequence region CCTAatctttttacaaaattattttacaaactGAACACAccttaaaaattcataaaaaaacagtatAGTTTTCATCCGTGTGCTCAGTGCTCAATCACGCGGTAGAAACGTGACAGTATTGTTCTTAGATGGTGTTTTAGAgtgaaaaaatttttaggaaaaatatcacgtcaaacgtttgaccgaatgtcggaaggggttttcagacactaatgaaaaaatgaatttcacggctagcctggaaaccgcgagatgaatcttttgagcctaattaatccatcattagcacgtgttggttactgtagcacttatgactaatcatggaaagctcaaaagattcgtcccgagatttcttccgtaactatgcaattacaattagttttttggttcatctatatttaatgctttatttaggtgtccaaaaattcgatgcgatatttttggaaaaaaattaggaactaaacaaatcCTTAGAAGAATAAAACACACAAGATAATCACACAAATTGACAGTATCATGAACAATCAGCAGAGCACAACCAGATAATGAATGCGATAGAGGCACATAGCTCAGATAACTCGGATTGCTTATTTACCATTGGAACTTGAGGGTAACTTGCACTGTTACGTACTGTGTTCACCACTATCAGAAACTCCACAGGACGAACGAACAAAACGCAAGCAAGGATCAGGACACAGAGCCAACAACACCCATCACAAAAAGGGGCCTCTTCGATCTAGTCTCAGCATTGCTACTACTTTCTCCTAGTCTCGCTATCCATTAGCACTACTACGTACTTGGTTGGTTGGATTTGGACCTCCTACTCGACCTTGATCTGGAAGACGTCCTtgcgctcctcctccttgagCTTGGGCACGGTCACCCTGAGCACGCCGTTCTTCATCTCAGCCTTGATCTTGTCCATCTTGAACGCGTCGGCGGGCAGGTTGATGCGGCAGATGTAGcgcagcggcgcggcgtctTCCTCCGGGTCCTTCTCCCCCTCGCCCTTGACCACCAGGATGTTCTGCTCCGCGCACACCTTCACGTGCTCCTTCCCCAGCCCGGGCATCGACACCTTGATGTGcaccgcgccgtcgtcctccttcGTCACCCACCacccgcggcgcggcgccgtggTGGAGAAGCCGGTGGTGCCCGGCGCCGCCTTGTCCTCCATCAGGGGCGCCAGCAGCCGTCCCATGCTCGTCGGCGCGCCGAACGGGTCGACCACGTCTGCGGGAGAACGGACAATACCGATCAGCACTGCGGCCCGCTTAAAACAAGGCGCAAACGaacgggaaaaaaaaggggaggAGAACGGAACGCGCGAGGCGATGAGGAGGAACCCtaccggaggaggagaagtaGTAGGGGGCGGTGacgtcgcgggcgcgggcgcgtgCGCGGCGACGGGTGTCTGCGGGGGCGACGTGCTCGTactcgtcgtcatcgtcgtcgctgtcggaGGACTCGTTGCCGTCCCGCCGGAGCGGCCCCGCGCCCTGGACCTTGTACGTgcggcgggcggtggtggaggctggagcagcggcggcggcggtgacggcgacgggcccttcggaggcggccggcgagtcGGTGAGGAGCTGCCTGAGGAGGGTGGCCAGCGGCCGCCCCCTGACAGCGACGGTGGAAGCCATGGAtcccactctctctctctctctctctctctctctctctctctcctgttTGATTCTTGCGGTGGAAGCTGAGGACGTTGCAGTGGAGAATGGAGGGGGAGGGAGCCGTGCTTTTTGTAGGCCACGGTTTCTTGTGGAGGTGGAGAAGGTTCCGGACTCCGGAGAGGCTGGGAGAAGCCCGTGAGTGCTGCCAGGTGGGGTCAGGGCGTCAGGCGGAGAAAGCCCGTGACCTGGGGTATGCTCTCATGGCCTCAGTCTTCAGAGCAAGGTGGTGGGGCGGAGGACGCATGCTTTATGATTCGTGCCAGCCGTGTACGATCAGGCTGGCTTTGTTGCAACTCTATAACTTTGACGCTAAAGAGCccaaaatccagaaaaatattacaaattcTATCCTAAAACCTCCCTCTGCCActtttccctttcttctcAACTTTTATCTCTCCCG contains the following coding sequences:
- the LOC102722503 gene encoding 26.2 kDa heat shock protein, mitochondrial-like is translated as MASTVAVRGRPLATLLRQLLTDSPAASEGPVAVTAAAAAPASTTARRTYKVQGAGPLRRDGNESSDSDDDDDEYEHVAPADTRRRARARARDVTAPYYFSSSDVVDPFGAPTSMGRLLAPLMEDKAAPGTTGFSTTAPRRGWWVTKEDDGAVHIKVSMPGLGKEHVKVCAEQNILVVKGEGEKDPEEDAAPLRYICRINLPADAFKMDKIKAEMKNGVLRVTVPKLKEEERKDVFQIKVE